In a single window of the Nicotiana tomentosiformis chromosome 10, ASM39032v3, whole genome shotgun sequence genome:
- the LOC104107124 gene encoding histone acetyltransferase TAP1: protein MQMQTLYLLSTSPVTASSSLSNFVSLNCCRCQFSNPLPFPCKTNLDFVKVKRQSKVSNLKAGFWESIRSGFVKNNTIQVIESPSSEEEEEEEPLPEEFVLIEKTQPDGTVEQIIFSSGGDVDVYDLQALCDKVGWPRRPLSKLAAALKNSYIVATLHSRKFSSGEEGNGEKKLIGMARATSDHAFNATIWDVLVDPSYQGQGLGKALIEKLIRTLLQRDIGNISLFADSQVVEFYKNLGFEPDPEGIKGMFWYPMY, encoded by the exons ATGCAAATGCAAACTCTCTACTTACTATCCACTTCTCCCGTTACTGCTTCTTCTTCACT GTCCAATTTTGTTTCTCTTAATTGCTGCCGTTGTCAATTTTCAAATCCATTGCCATTTCCCTGCAAGACTAATTTGGATTTTGTGAAAG TTAAGAGGCAATCAAAGGTTTCTAACTTGAAGGCTGGATTTTGGGAATCCATCAGATCCGG GTTTGTTAAGAATAACACCATACAGGTTATAGAATCACCATCcagtgaagaagaagaggaagaagagccTTTGCCTGAGGAATTTGTGCTAATTGAAAAGACTCAACCAGATGGAACAGTTGAACAGATTATATTCTCTTCTGGCGGAGATGTTGATGTGTATGATCTCCAAGCTTTATGTGATAAG GTTGGATGGCCTCGAAGACCACTGTCTAAGCTAGCTGCTGCTCTTAAAAATAGCTATATAGTTGCAACTTTGCATTCCAGGAAGTTCTCTTCAGGAGAAG AGGGGAACGGAGAAAAGAAGCTGATAGGCATGGCTCGTGCAACATCAGATCATGCTTTCAATGCAACAATTTGGGATGTTCTTGTTGATCCTTCCTATCAG GGACAAGGACTTGGAAAAGCTCTTATTGAGAAACTGATAAGGACCCTTCTCCAAAGAGACATTGGAAATATTTCATTGTTCGCGGATAGTCAAG TTGTGGAATTCTATAAGAATCTAGGTTTTGAACCTGATCCAGAGGGTATTAAGGGAATGTTTTGGTATCCAATGTATTAG